A region from the Benincasa hispida cultivar B227 chromosome 12, ASM972705v1, whole genome shotgun sequence genome encodes:
- the LOC120067405 gene encoding uncharacterized protein LOC120067405, whose protein sequence is MMGWISDDNMDNEVRENSFKQLAKQFFKELITPNSLVECGNKTLLEAALAWEDEDTYKDYVTGKFDIKWADVDFVYTAMNISDHWMVLAMDIYRGHIFVFDSLSSYTPMTKLVNWLELLTVTVLSLLHYCDVDRSKSDLYTVRWKISRPMNVNIQHGSLDCGIFVIKLLKHLVTSTDPSVITQEKINEYRM, encoded by the exons ATGATGGGCTGGATCTCGGACGACAATATGGACAATGAGGTTCGAGAGAACTCCTTTAAACAACTCGCCAAGCAATTCTTCAAGGAATTGATTACCccgaattcattggtcgagtgtGGT AATAAGACACTTCTAGAGGCTGCACTAGCATGGGAAGATGAAGACACGTATAAGGACTACGTCACCGGTAAATTTGATATCAAATGGGCAGATGTGGATTTCGTTTATACGGCGATGAATATCAGTGACCACTGGATGGTCCTTGCAATGGACATTTACAGAGGCCACATATTCGTGTTCGATTCACTTTCGTCATACACACCAATGACAAAGCTGGTGAATTGGCTAGAGCTATTGACGGTCACAGTACTATCCCTACTTCACTATTGTGACGTGGATCGTTCAAAGTCGGATCTATACACAGTCCGTTGGAAAATCTCGCGACCTATGAACGTCAACATACAACACGGGTCGCTTGATTGTGGCATCTTCGTAATCAAATTACTAAAACACCTGGTGACTAGTACTGATCCGTCCGTAATCACTCAGGAGAAGATTAATGAATATAGGATGTAG